AACGGCTCGGGCGCGCAGTCATGGGATCGGTCGCTCCCGGTCGACGTCACCGGCAAGTACTTCTTCATGGTCGGCATCGCGGACCTCACCATTGGGCAGAACGATCTGTCCGGAAGCGTTGAACCCCTCGCAGTCGACGACCACTACGACGGCGATGTCTTCGTCGACGGGCGTATTGCGATGTACCTGAAGGGCAAGGTCAAGGGCAAGTACCTGGTGACCGCCCGTGTGGACACGGGTGAAGACGAGCTCGGGGACCTCCTCGACAACCTCGACGAGGAAGATCCACGCCGACTTTTCCGGCAACTGGATCCCGACCAGTACTATCCAATCTACGGGGACGACTCCAGCACGACGGAAGACGCGCCAAGTCAGGGCAAGCTCTACGTTCGTGTCGATTGGGATAAATCCCGCGGGTTGTGGGGCAACTACTCGACGGGCTTTACGGGAACCGAGTTTTCCCAGTACAACCGGACGCTCTACGGTGCCAAGTTGGAGCATCGCTCGCTGGGCACTACGGAATCGGGCGACGACCGCCTGCAAGTACAAGCGTTCGCCTCTGAGGCGCAGACCCTGTTCGGTCACAACCGATTTGCCGCGACGGGTGGCAGTCTGTATTACCTGCGCGATACGGAAATCGTCCTGGGCTCCGCGAAGATCGCGGTTGAAATCGTCGATCGCGACTCCGGGCGAGTCGTGGAGCACAAAGAGATGATCCGCGGCCGCGACTACGAAATCGACGAACTGCAGGGTCGGATCATTCTGACCCGTCCGTTGACCCAGTTTGCCGACCAGGCGGCGCCGTCGATCGTCAAGGACCAGCCGCTAGACGGAAACCAGGCATTCTTGCTGGTGGACTACGAGTATCTGCCCGGTGGGCTCGGTTCCGGCGACACGACTTACGGCGTCCGCGGTCAGGGCTGGGTCAACGACAAGGTCGGACTGGGAGGCACCTGGGTCGAAGAGGATCGTGCCGGTCAGGAATACCGTCTTGCCGGTACCGACGTCGTGTTGCGGCATTCGCCGGGGACCTTCGTCAAGCTGGAGTACGCCGAGAGTGAGTCGACACAGAGTTCCGGTGGTTGGGCGTCCGTCGACGGTGGCTTGACGTTCCAGGCCCACAGCGTCGGCGGCGGGGCGGCCCGCGAGGGTGAGGCCTACGCCATCGAGGCGCGAGCCGAACTCGGCGCGCTGACCGGCGGGCAGTCTCGGGCGGAGCTGGGGACCTGGTACCGGCATCGCTCCGCGGGGTTCAGTTCCGCACGGGTCGACACCGGAATCGAGACCGACGAGTACGGTGCCGAGGCCGCCTGGTCGCAAGGCGACCAGCTTACGTTCGCCGCCCGAGGGGCGGTGATTGACCAGCAGGGGATTCGTACCGATACCTCCCTGGGCGTGGAAGCGCGGTACCGGCTCAATGATGTATGGGCCGTGTCGGGTGAGGCTCGCCATGTGCGTGAAGAGACGTTGCTGACGGACGCCAGCGGAACCCTGGGCGCCGTACGCGCCGACTACCGCTTGAACGACCGGGTTCGGTTGTTCGGCCGGGCGCAGATCACGCTTGATTCCGACGCGAGCTACGCGGACAACGATCTTGCGAGCATCGGAACCCGTTTCCGTCTCGGCAAGGGGTTCAGCGCCAGCGCCGAGTTGACGGTCGGCGAACGCGGTCGGGCGCTTCAACTCGGTGCCGAGCACAACCTCTCCGACGTCCATCAACTCTACGGGACCTACACGCTGTCGACCGATCGCACGGACCCGCTGCGCGACGGCTGGACGGTCGGACAAAAGGCCGCCATCAGCGATCAACTCACCGTGTTCACCGAGAATCAGTTCGCGCGTACGACGAGGCAGTCTGGGCTGGCGCGGGTCTTCGGTGTGGACTTCACGCCGGACGATCGTTGGCATATCGGCCTTTCGGTCCAGTCGAGCGACCTGGACCAGACCGCGGCGCCGGACATTAAACGCGACGTCGTGTCCGTCTCGGTCGCGCGGAGCAGCGAGCGGACCCGCTGGGCCAGCAAGCTCGAGTTCCGCACCGAGGAAGGCGCCATCGGCCGGACACAGTGGCTAACGACGAATCGCGTGGACCACCAGTTCGACGAAGCGCTCTCCGTGTTCGGCAAGCTGAGTTTCTCGTTCGACGATAACGACGACCTGGGGCGCGACGACGCGAGGTTCATCGAGAGCGGTCTCGGCGTGTCCTACCGTCCGGTGTCCGACGATCGCTGGAACTTGCTCGGTCGCTACACGTACTTGCTGGACCTGCCGTCGGAAGGGCAGCTCCCGTACCGGACCGATCAGCGCTCGCACGTGTTCTCGGCGGACGCGATCTACCAGATCAACCGGCGCTGGGAACTCGGTGCCAAGCTGGCCCGTAGAGAGGGCGAGCTGCGCGCCGACCGCGATGCCGGGCAGTGGTTCGGGACCGACGCCTCGCTGGTTGTCGTCCGTGGGCGCTTCCATCTGGTGAACAAGTGGGACGCTCTGGCGGAGTATCGCCTCTTGTGGTCCGACGAGGCCGAGGACGCGAGGTCCGGGTTCCTGGTCGGGGTCGATCGTCCGATCCACGAACACCTGCGGATCGGAGTCGGATACAACTTCACCGATTTCACCGACGATCTGACCGATCTCGATTACGACGGTGGAGGTTGGTTCGTCAATCTGGTCGGAAAATACTAGGGATCGGAAACCGCTCGCCGGGTCAATCTGATGGGCGCCGGCAGAAAATAAATCTGTCCCCATTGCGTAAAACCGGGTCCTCCTGCGCATGCACGGGTGAGCGCGAAGAAGCTCATAGGAGGGCTCCCAGTACAAATCGCTGATCGTCTCGAGATGAGATGTCTTGGGTATGGTGGGAAGAACGGGGCCGCATCGTCTTCACGGCTCGCCCCGTCCTTCCCTGGGAGAAGCTCTAGTCGTCGTCCACCTGGACGGTCTGGCCGGACAGTTCGATCAGCGGATCGCCGTTGGTGAACACGTCACCCCACAGCAGCGCGTCACCCCACAGCAGCGCGTCGCCCCATAGCAGCGCGTCGCCCCACAGCAGCGCATCGCCCCACAGCAGCGCGTCGCCCCACAGCAGACTCTGGTTGAAGGCGAAGTCGCCCCACAGCAGGCCGGTATTCTCGAAGCCCATCTTTCCGGTCGTCTCGTCCGGGAACGCCCTCGGTGACAGCGCCGTAGCGACGTACACGTCGTTCGCAACGGCCATCTGCATGGCTGCAGCGATGTCCAGCAGGCCGGCGCCGGTCGAGAACGGGTTGCCCATGTCGACTTTCTTGGCCG
The window above is part of the Acidobacteriota bacterium genome. Proteins encoded here:
- a CDS encoding porin family protein, which produces IDDVYGQDNLGRRSIPVAGSRVRIHGTRIAVDDELTIDGRAVPLDEDGRFAVETIKPVGSHEIQVNGSGAQSWDRSLPVDVTGKYFFMVGIADLTIGQNDLSGSVEPLAVDDHYDGDVFVDGRIAMYLKGKVKGKYLVTARVDTGEDELGDLLDNLDEEDPRRLFRQLDPDQYYPIYGDDSSTTEDAPSQGKLYVRVDWDKSRGLWGNYSTGFTGTEFSQYNRTLYGAKLEHRSLGTTESGDDRLQVQAFASEAQTLFGHNRFAATGGSLYYLRDTEIVLGSAKIAVEIVDRDSGRVVEHKEMIRGRDYEIDELQGRIILTRPLTQFADQAAPSIVKDQPLDGNQAFLLVDYEYLPGGLGSGDTTYGVRGQGWVNDKVGLGGTWVEEDRAGQEYRLAGTDVVLRHSPGTFVKLEYAESESTQSSGGWASVDGGLTFQAHSVGGGAAREGEAYAIEARAELGALTGGQSRAELGTWYRHRSAGFSSARVDTGIETDEYGAEAAWSQGDQLTFAARGAVIDQQGIRTDTSLGVEARYRLNDVWAVSGEARHVREETLLTDASGTLGAVRADYRLNDRVRLFGRAQITLDSDASYADNDLASIGTRFRLGKGFSASAELTVGERGRALQLGAEHNLSDVHQLYGTYTLSTDRTDPLRDGWTVGQKAAISDQLTVFTENQFARTTRQSGLARVFGVDFTPDDRWHIGLSVQSSDLDQTAAPDIKRDVVSVSVARSSERTRWASKLEFRTEEGAIGRTQWLTTNRVDHQFDEALSVFGKLSFSFDDNDDLGRDDARFIESGLGVSYRPVSDDRWNLLGRYTYLLDLPSEGQLPYRTDQRSHVFSADAIYQINRRWELGAKLARREGELRADRDAGQWFGTDASLVVVRGRFHLVNKWDALAEYRLLWSDEAEDARSGFLVGVDRPIHEHLRIGVGYNFTDFTDDLTDLDYDGGGWFVNLVGKY